One window from the genome of Bdellovibrio sp. NC01 encodes:
- a CDS encoding cytochrome c biogenesis protein DipZ: MVLFLLSYIGGVLTILSPCILPVLPFVFAKADQPFRKTGLPILIGMALTFSLVSGLAVLGGSWASNANNWGRWVALILLTFFGLSLVFPQFFERFFEPFTRLGSRLTEGSSAKTQTFAKSLLIGAATGLLWAPCAGPILGLILTGAAAQGTPEKAVWFLFAYAFGAATSLAIALFAGGKFLATMKKSLKVERIIKMTLGIAVLLGVVAISFNWDRNVLTRISKVQTEEWENKLIDMFTPGSSSQNAMTSGQNNAHLEDPLAALTPSLSGATKWFNSSALSFDDLKGKVVLVDFWTYSCINCLRTLPYVKAWAEKYKDQGLVVIGVHTPEFAFEKDPTNVAKALQDLGITYPVAMDNDYAIWNTFENRYWPAHYFFDRNGKIRHHHFGEGGYDESEKVIQELLEENGKTVKDHMVQVQGQGVQASARFQDVQSPETYLGHARAQNFKLRPILKADREEKYQLLKNLELNEWTLGGSWLIDPEKATLMKAPGKLAFRFHARDLHLVLGPKDVGSSIRFRVTIDGKVPGARHGMDINENGEGVVNGNRLYQLIRQSDTEPIQDRTFEIEFLDPYVEAFAFTFG; this comes from the coding sequence ATGGTGCTGTTTCTTCTTTCATACATCGGTGGGGTCTTAACGATTTTAAGTCCCTGCATTCTGCCCGTTTTGCCATTTGTATTTGCGAAAGCAGATCAGCCTTTTCGCAAAACAGGTTTGCCTATTTTGATCGGCATGGCCCTGACTTTTTCATTGGTCTCGGGGTTGGCTGTTTTAGGCGGCTCGTGGGCTTCGAATGCAAATAACTGGGGTCGCTGGGTTGCTTTGATCTTGTTAACGTTCTTTGGTCTTTCACTAGTCTTCCCCCAATTCTTCGAAAGATTCTTTGAACCGTTCACACGCTTGGGCTCTCGATTGACAGAGGGCAGTTCGGCAAAAACGCAAACCTTCGCAAAATCTTTGCTGATTGGTGCCGCAACAGGTTTGTTATGGGCGCCATGCGCAGGACCGATCTTAGGTTTGATATTAACTGGCGCAGCTGCTCAGGGCACACCTGAAAAAGCAGTGTGGTTTTTATTTGCCTATGCTTTTGGTGCGGCGACCTCTCTGGCGATTGCATTGTTTGCTGGTGGTAAATTTTTAGCGACGATGAAAAAATCTTTGAAAGTCGAACGCATCATTAAAATGACTCTGGGTATTGCCGTTCTTTTGGGTGTCGTTGCGATCTCTTTCAACTGGGATCGCAACGTCTTAACCCGTATCTCGAAAGTGCAAACGGAAGAGTGGGAAAATAAATTGATCGACATGTTCACGCCGGGTTCGTCATCACAAAACGCAATGACGAGCGGCCAGAACAACGCGCATCTGGAAGATCCATTAGCGGCTTTAACACCCAGCTTATCGGGTGCGACAAAATGGTTTAACTCTTCCGCTTTATCTTTTGATGATCTTAAAGGCAAAGTAGTCCTTGTAGACTTTTGGACTTACTCTTGTATTAACTGTTTAAGAACTTTGCCTTACGTGAAAGCGTGGGCAGAAAAATACAAAGATCAGGGCTTGGTTGTGATTGGTGTGCACACTCCTGAATTTGCTTTCGAAAAAGATCCAACGAATGTTGCGAAAGCTTTGCAAGATTTAGGTATTACATATCCAGTGGCAATGGATAACGATTACGCCATTTGGAATACTTTTGAAAACCGTTACTGGCCAGCACATTACTTCTTTGATCGCAATGGTAAGATTCGCCACCACCACTTTGGCGAAGGTGGTTACGATGAATCTGAAAAAGTTATTCAAGAACTGTTGGAAGAAAATGGTAAGACCGTCAAAGACCACATGGTGCAAGTGCAAGGTCAAGGTGTTCAAGCGTCGGCTCGTTTTCAAGATGTGCAATCTCCGGAAACATATTTAGGTCATGCTCGCGCGCAGAATTTTAAATTACGTCCGATTTTAAAAGCGGATCGTGAAGAGAAATATCAACTGCTTAAAAACTTGGAACTCAATGAATGGACTTTAGGTGGCAGCTGGTTGATTGATCCCGAAAAAGCAACGTTGATGAAGGCGCCTGGTAAACTTGCCTTCCGCTTCCATGCACGTGATTTACATCTCGTGCTCGGACCGAAAGATGTTGGCAGCAGCATTCGCTTCCGCGTGACAATTGACGGTAAAGTTCCTGGGGCTCGACATGGCATGGACATCAATGAAAATGGAGAAGGTGTCGTAAATGGCAACCGTCTGTACCAATTGATTCGTCAATCCGACACAGAACCGATTCAAGATCGAACATTCGAAATTGAGTTTTTAGATCCTTACGTCGAAGCCTTTGCTTTTACCTTCGGCTAA
- a CDS encoding NrsF family protein, translating to MKTEDLISKLSSDAQPVKPWKSPAMIALTYAGIAAVLVVLGLLVSGPRTDFSAKSTQSYFWFGLILWSALSFLGLNILFVLATPGAKLSAAFKWSFVTLLVAVSSWHLYLLAGMSDEAMHEGLFSGGARCASVTVLTALLISTLVYRKAARGLNTKPLRSSLLAGCACLAIGGVLINLNCGDDNGMHVVMWHFVVPTVVIGSLAALLAKRLLKS from the coding sequence GTGAAAACTGAAGATCTGATTTCGAAACTTTCTTCCGATGCACAACCCGTAAAACCGTGGAAGTCACCAGCCATGATCGCGTTGACGTATGCAGGGATTGCTGCGGTTCTAGTTGTTTTAGGGTTGCTTGTCAGTGGTCCACGCACGGATTTTTCTGCCAAAAGCACACAGTCTTATTTTTGGTTTGGCCTGATTTTATGGTCAGCGTTGTCGTTCTTGGGTTTAAACATCTTATTCGTGTTAGCGACTCCAGGTGCAAAACTGTCTGCAGCTTTCAAATGGAGTTTCGTCACATTGCTTGTCGCAGTCAGCAGCTGGCATCTTTATTTATTGGCAGGGATGTCAGACGAGGCCATGCATGAAGGTCTGTTTTCTGGCGGAGCTCGTTGTGCCAGTGTCACGGTCTTAACGGCTTTATTAATTTCAACATTGGTTTATCGAAAAGCAGCCAGAGGTTTGAATACAAAACCACTGCGTTCGTCGTTGTTAGCAGGTTGTGCTTGTCTGGCAATTGGCGGAGTTTTGATTAACTTAAATTGCGGAGATGATAACGGGATGCACGTTGTGATGTGGCACTTCGTCGTACCAACCGTTGTGATCGGAAGTTTAGCAGCTCTTCTTGCGAAGAGACTGCTAAAGTCCTAA
- the ovoA gene encoding 5-histidylcysteine sulfoxide synthase: MSYTVSLQRNPNLSIPQIDRSSKNEVLESFGSSWWTGVAPEKCVGFNKEKNFLQALPLINLDICTRQDVIDYFNNSWTLTEVLFSSLKNESTYIRPPYHELRHPLMFYYGHPAVLYYNKMRLAGLFTEPVDLFLEKILETGVDEMSWDDMSKNEMAWPRIKEVHAYRKKVYDHVLNVIKTHPDLEPGPKRNLGPSSPLWSLFMGFEHEKIHFETSSVLIRELPLELVETPKYWVPMHPSAMLKTPVKPTPGKDYPENHWVKVPGGTVHYGKTPDVPSYGWDNEYGSRTKTVKDFEVTEQLISNGEYYEFVASGSYINDKYWGQEGLQWRKFRNTKRPTFWVAHGPEGLHDYKLRTIFEIIDMPWSWPAEVNYHEAQAYARWKQEKDNTKLIYRLITEPEHVRLRDAGTDPVLQKQAYSDDGEALRVIPANFNFQYSTATPVNFYAANKLGVKDLFGNVWQWAEDQFNPLDGFKVHPLYDDFSTPCFDGKHQMILGGSFISCGHEASVWARFHFRPHFFQHSGFRLAATLDGSADNESTKLKQNGEYVHPRRQNVRDQMQQPDWWKHVDQPMEFDSVELKNLWNQTEEAILNFEMKRTEISPMGQALDPATNDVSKSFRIPYQAVKTFPERPDDFEKLLKTVIGEMAPMGQQPGHPGYMAYVAGAGNAISNMAQAIAQTLNQFTGHYSLAPGLVTLEAEALRWITNMIGYPEQSGAFFTTGGSLATLSALSIARKTKMQGHDLSKVRFYASNQAHHCAGKALGILGFPKDALKLIPSNNEMQMDLKALEAAIAADKASGIQPLCVIGTAGSTNTGAIDSLPEISAIAKKNNMWFHVDGAYGGFFLLTEQGRNKLKGIELSDSVVLDPHKSLSLPYGTGCVLVRDRSLMTYDYQGAPSYMPPSPGLHDQVEARLDFADITPELSRDFRGLRFWLPIKTMGIGPFQLNLEEKLELAKYLATELKAIPSLTVITEPQLSIVNFKMKDTTKTRELLTRINQTNKIFLSACTLNNDVVIRVCLLGFKTHFAEVTALLTVIRSALKEMGA; the protein is encoded by the coding sequence ATGTCCTATACAGTTTCGCTGCAAAGAAATCCCAACCTTTCGATTCCACAAATCGATCGCAGTTCAAAAAATGAAGTGCTCGAAAGTTTTGGATCGTCATGGTGGACAGGTGTTGCTCCGGAAAAATGTGTTGGCTTCAATAAAGAAAAAAATTTCTTACAAGCTCTTCCATTAATCAACTTGGACATTTGCACACGCCAAGATGTGATTGATTATTTCAATAACTCTTGGACTTTGACGGAAGTTCTTTTTTCTTCATTGAAAAATGAATCGACATACATTCGTCCCCCGTATCACGAACTTCGCCATCCATTGATGTTCTACTACGGTCATCCGGCGGTGCTTTATTATAACAAAATGCGCTTAGCAGGTTTGTTCACAGAGCCCGTTGATTTGTTTTTAGAAAAAATTCTTGAAACCGGCGTTGATGAGATGAGCTGGGATGACATGTCGAAAAACGAGATGGCATGGCCACGTATCAAAGAAGTTCATGCCTATCGCAAAAAAGTCTATGACCACGTTTTGAACGTTATTAAAACTCATCCTGATCTTGAACCGGGACCAAAAAGAAATTTGGGACCGTCTTCACCACTGTGGTCTTTATTCATGGGCTTTGAGCACGAAAAGATTCACTTTGAAACTTCAAGTGTACTTATCCGCGAATTGCCGTTGGAGCTGGTTGAAACTCCGAAGTACTGGGTGCCGATGCATCCGTCTGCGATGTTGAAAACTCCAGTAAAGCCGACACCGGGAAAAGACTATCCAGAAAATCACTGGGTGAAAGTTCCTGGTGGCACTGTTCACTATGGAAAAACTCCTGACGTTCCGTCTTACGGTTGGGACAACGAATACGGTTCACGCACAAAAACTGTAAAAGATTTTGAAGTCACTGAGCAGCTTATTAGCAACGGCGAATATTATGAGTTCGTTGCCAGCGGCAGTTACATCAACGACAAGTACTGGGGCCAGGAAGGTTTGCAGTGGAGAAAATTCCGCAACACCAAACGTCCCACGTTCTGGGTTGCACACGGACCGGAAGGTCTTCACGACTACAAACTTCGTACGATTTTTGAAATCATTGATATGCCATGGAGCTGGCCTGCGGAAGTGAACTATCACGAAGCGCAAGCTTATGCTCGCTGGAAACAAGAAAAAGATAATACAAAACTTATCTATCGTTTGATCACAGAGCCAGAACACGTGCGTTTGCGTGATGCGGGGACGGACCCTGTCTTGCAAAAGCAAGCTTACTCTGATGATGGCGAAGCTTTGCGCGTGATTCCTGCGAATTTTAATTTCCAATATTCGACAGCGACACCTGTGAATTTCTATGCCGCAAATAAACTTGGCGTAAAAGACTTATTCGGGAACGTCTGGCAATGGGCTGAAGATCAGTTCAATCCGCTGGATGGTTTTAAAGTTCATCCACTTTACGACGATTTTTCGACGCCGTGTTTTGATGGCAAACATCAAATGATCTTAGGCGGAAGTTTTATCAGTTGTGGGCACGAAGCTTCAGTGTGGGCACGTTTCCACTTTAGACCCCACTTCTTTCAACATTCAGGTTTCCGCTTAGCAGCGACTTTGGATGGCAGTGCTGACAATGAATCCACAAAATTAAAACAAAATGGCGAATACGTTCATCCTCGCCGTCAGAACGTGCGCGATCAAATGCAACAACCTGATTGGTGGAAACATGTTGATCAACCAATGGAATTTGATTCTGTTGAATTGAAAAATCTGTGGAACCAAACTGAAGAAGCCATTTTGAACTTTGAAATGAAACGCACTGAAATTTCACCGATGGGTCAAGCTCTTGATCCTGCGACAAATGACGTTTCTAAATCGTTCCGTATTCCTTATCAGGCCGTAAAAACATTCCCTGAAAGACCGGATGATTTTGAAAAGCTTTTAAAAACGGTGATTGGCGAAATGGCGCCAATGGGTCAACAGCCAGGCCATCCTGGTTACATGGCTTACGTTGCCGGAGCTGGCAATGCGATCAGCAACATGGCCCAAGCGATTGCACAAACTTTGAATCAGTTCACAGGTCATTATAGCTTGGCTCCGGGTCTTGTGACTTTGGAAGCAGAAGCTTTGCGCTGGATCACAAACATGATCGGTTATCCTGAACAAAGCGGCGCCTTCTTTACAACAGGCGGCAGTCTTGCGACGTTGTCGGCGTTAAGCATCGCGCGCAAAACGAAAATGCAAGGACATGATTTATCTAAGGTCCGTTTCTATGCTTCAAACCAAGCTCATCACTGTGCGGGTAAAGCTCTTGGTATTTTGGGTTTCCCTAAAGATGCGTTAAAGTTGATTCCGTCGAACAATGAAATGCAAATGGATCTTAAAGCTCTTGAAGCTGCGATTGCGGCTGACAAAGCTTCTGGCATTCAACCATTGTGTGTTATCGGCACAGCTGGCAGTACAAACACGGGTGCGATTGATTCTTTGCCAGAAATTTCTGCGATCGCAAAGAAAAACAACATGTGGTTCCACGTCGATGGTGCTTACGGTGGCTTCTTCTTATTAACAGAACAAGGCCGTAACAAATTAAAAGGTATCGAGCTTTCTGACTCCGTTGTTCTTGATCCACACAAATCGTTGTCACTTCCTTATGGAACAGGTTGCGTGCTTGTGCGCGATCGTTCTTTGATGACTTACGATTATCAAGGAGCCCCGTCTTACATGCCGCCTTCACCAGGATTGCATGACCAAGTGGAAGCGCGACTTGATTTCGCAGACATCACTCCAGAGTTATCACGCGACTTCAGAGGCTTGCGTTTCTGGTTGCCGATCAAAACGATGGGCATCGGTCCCTTCCAATTGAACTTGGAAGAAAAATTGGAGCTGGCAAAATACTTAGCGACAGAGCTTAAAGCGATTCCATCTTTGACAGTGATTACAGAGCCGCAGCTTTCTATTGTGAATTTCAAAATGAAAGACACGACGAAAACGCGTGAACTCTTAACACGCATTAATCAAACGAATAAAATCTTCCTGAGCGCATGTACGTTGAATAACGATGTCGTGATTCGTGTGTGCTTGCTTGGCTTTAAAACGCACTTTGCGGAAGTCACTGCCCTATTGACTGTGATTCGTTCTGCTTTGAAAGAAATGGGTGCATAG
- a CDS encoding S8 family serine peptidase produces MLKSKKLRIAIVLASLGAVTSVAFTNCSELGFQTLASMGDDPYLGLAWHLENSGQKVYASNAGSSGKDMNLLSTWSEGIFGTGVVIQISDTGFEDTHEDLHANFLYGSSKNYALSAPYTSSNGPPLRDGDTHGTSVAGLAAAVGGNGVGSRGVAPKASLVSANVISSGVTHTDYSKYIDQLKGTFDISNMSWGASQYYVDDNSDGAATNWENNLKTAVTSQRNGKGTIYVKAAGNDFVVECGGTQYTSCIGNSNFDRDDATPYTINVAALDATGVSASYSSPGANLWISSFGGEDGASYPAMMTTDRMGCSLGESQSNISTSVKFEKGQSGNSGCNYTVTFNGTSSAAPTVSGAVALMLQVNPNLSWRDVKYILAATARSGSNTSNIAHPLIPSQMASGLVWEQGWVTNAAGFKFHNWYGFGAINVDAAVKMAKTYTSALGTYHETGWYSSGNVSLGIPDYNATGVSSTINVTTDNVKIEGVKIKAVVSHAKMSQLEFMLTSPNGTKSIIINAGNSLTGMTSFTGGEVFLSNAFLGEYSASGNWKLTVIDAQSGTTGTLTSWGISFVGGQ; encoded by the coding sequence ATGCTAAAAAGTAAAAAGCTCCGCATAGCGATCGTTCTGGCGAGTCTTGGGGCTGTGACTTCGGTTGCATTCACCAACTGTTCGGAATTGGGCTTTCAGACTCTGGCAAGTATGGGTGATGATCCGTATTTGGGTTTGGCGTGGCATTTGGAAAATAGTGGCCAGAAAGTTTATGCTTCGAATGCCGGTTCTTCTGGGAAGGATATGAATCTGCTCAGCACTTGGTCCGAAGGAATTTTTGGTACCGGTGTTGTGATTCAAATTTCTGATACAGGTTTTGAAGATACGCATGAAGATCTCCATGCAAATTTCTTGTATGGGTCATCTAAGAATTACGCCTTGTCTGCGCCTTATACTTCCAGCAACGGCCCACCATTAAGAGATGGCGATACCCACGGAACTTCTGTTGCGGGTCTTGCCGCAGCGGTTGGTGGCAACGGTGTTGGCTCACGTGGTGTCGCTCCGAAGGCTTCACTGGTTAGTGCGAACGTGATTTCCAGTGGTGTGACTCACACGGATTATTCGAAATATATCGATCAGCTAAAAGGCACGTTTGATATTTCCAATATGAGTTGGGGCGCAAGCCAATATTATGTCGATGATAACAGTGATGGTGCCGCGACCAACTGGGAAAACAATCTTAAAACGGCTGTGACTTCGCAGCGTAATGGTAAAGGCACTATTTACGTCAAAGCTGCCGGTAACGATTTTGTGGTTGAGTGTGGCGGTACCCAATATACTTCATGCATTGGGAATTCGAACTTTGACCGTGACGATGCGACTCCGTATACGATTAACGTGGCGGCTTTAGATGCTACCGGTGTTTCAGCTTCTTATTCTTCCCCAGGTGCGAATTTATGGATTTCATCTTTTGGTGGTGAAGACGGTGCTTCGTATCCAGCGATGATGACAACGGATCGTATGGGTTGCAGTCTAGGCGAGTCGCAGTCGAATATTTCAACGAGTGTGAAATTTGAAAAAGGTCAGTCTGGAAATTCAGGTTGTAACTATACCGTGACTTTTAATGGAACCTCATCGGCGGCTCCGACAGTTTCTGGTGCCGTTGCTTTGATGTTGCAAGTAAATCCAAATCTTTCGTGGCGTGATGTGAAGTATATTTTAGCTGCGACGGCACGCTCTGGTTCTAACACTTCCAATATTGCACATCCTTTGATCCCATCACAAATGGCTTCAGGCTTAGTGTGGGAACAAGGTTGGGTTACGAATGCTGCTGGTTTCAAATTTCATAACTGGTATGGCTTTGGTGCGATCAATGTCGATGCGGCTGTGAAGATGGCAAAGACTTATACTTCGGCGCTTGGAACTTATCACGAAACGGGTTGGTACAGTTCAGGCAATGTCAGCTTAGGCATTCCTGATTACAATGCGACCGGCGTATCAAGTACCATTAACGTAACGACTGATAACGTGAAGATCGAAGGTGTCAAAATCAAAGCGGTGGTTTCACACGCCAAGATGTCACAGCTTGAATTCATGTTAACTTCACCCAACGGTACAAAAAGTATTATCATCAATGCCGGCAATTCTTTGACGGGTATGACAAGCTTTACCGGTGGAGAAGTATTCTTAAGTAACGCTTTCTTGGGTGAGTATTCTGCCAGTGGTAACTGGAAACTGACGGTGATTGATGCGCAATCAGGCACAACCGGTACGTTGACAAGCTGGGGTATCAGCTTCGTCGGTGGTCAATAA
- the msrB gene encoding peptide-methionine (R)-S-oxide reductase MsrB — MKHSGIIPIVAMMCAPAMGADYSGYKKPSNDELKKQLTPEQYDVTQREGTEAPFHNAYWNNHEEGLYVDVVSGEPLFSSIDKYDSGTGWPSFTKPLDKNAVTEKTDHKLFMERTEVRSKHANSHLGHVFDDGPGPEGKRYCMNSASLRFIPVSKLEAEGYGEYLKLFKKK; from the coding sequence ATGAAACATAGCGGAATTATTCCTATCGTCGCCATGATGTGCGCACCAGCAATGGGTGCAGACTATAGTGGTTATAAAAAGCCGTCGAACGATGAGCTTAAAAAGCAACTGACTCCCGAACAATACGACGTGACTCAGCGTGAAGGCACGGAAGCGCCATTCCATAACGCTTATTGGAACAACCACGAAGAAGGACTCTATGTCGACGTCGTTTCAGGGGAACCCCTATTCAGCTCAATAGACAAATACGATTCAGGAACTGGCTGGCCAAGTTTTACGAAACCCCTTGATAAGAATGCCGTGACCGAAAAAACCGATCACAAGCTTTTCATGGAAAGAACGGAAGTGCGTAGTAAACACGCAAACTCGCACCTTGGTCACGTCTTTGATGATGGCCCGGGTCCCGAGGGCAAACGCTATTGCATGAATTCGGCATCGCTGCGCTTTATCCCTGTCAGCAAACTTGAAGCTGAAGGTTACGGCGAATATTTGAAATTGTTTAAAAAGAAATAG
- a CDS encoding MarR family winged helix-turn-helix transcriptional regulator: MAKLFYDEIPTEQTVTAYINRENSSAKPQDIYLHLLMRKITSDFETVLEDFFGQHGITTSRFIILNMLFHNEAGMTPTETAKKVGVTNATISAILSGLKDSGLIQSTQNAGDSRSYRVTLSPAGTELLKKIYPVYHDNISKLWSHFDTEEKTQIGNMLTRFSQVMGVLGNKF, encoded by the coding sequence ATGGCAAAATTGTTTTATGATGAAATTCCAACTGAGCAAACCGTGACTGCTTATATTAATAGAGAGAACTCTTCAGCCAAGCCGCAGGATATTTATCTGCACTTACTGATGAGGAAGATCACGTCTGATTTTGAGACAGTGCTTGAAGACTTCTTTGGTCAACACGGAATCACGACAAGTCGCTTTATCATATTAAATATGTTGTTTCATAACGAAGCCGGTATGACTCCAACAGAAACGGCAAAGAAAGTCGGTGTAACAAATGCCACGATCTCTGCGATTCTTTCGGGTCTTAAAGATTCGGGATTGATTCAATCAACTCAGAACGCAGGTGATAGCCGCTCTTATAGAGTGACATTAAGCCCTGCAGGCACAGAGCTTCTTAAGAAGATCTATCCTGTTTATCACGACAACATCAGTAAGCTGTGGTCTCACTTCGATACGGAAGAGAAGACTCAAATCGGGAACATGTTAACTCGATTCAGCCAAGTGATGGGCGTTCTTGGTAATAAATTTTAG
- a CDS encoding HutD family protein, with translation MLELISQNTYQVMPWKNGQGTTSQIAIEPPGTAFPDGDYLWRLSSAIVKADNSFSQFPGYNRLLSVWQGQGLRINHQDLLKSAILAFHGEEPIHAELIQGDVMDIGIIFKRGRVQADMKVLTVLPNQTQSIPLEQKIHFLFCAEGSFKAEAHTIAHGDTLKVTDQNVITITGGSGATKIYLIGLSAR, from the coding sequence ATGTTGGAGTTGATTAGCCAAAATACTTATCAAGTTATGCCTTGGAAAAATGGCCAAGGCACAACTTCGCAAATTGCCATCGAACCGCCGGGCACGGCGTTTCCTGATGGTGATTATTTGTGGCGACTCAGTTCAGCGATTGTGAAAGCTGACAACTCCTTTTCACAGTTCCCGGGTTACAACCGTCTGCTTTCCGTGTGGCAAGGACAGGGTTTGCGCATCAATCATCAAGATTTACTGAAGTCTGCAATCCTGGCGTTTCACGGTGAAGAGCCCATTCATGCCGAACTTATTCAAGGCGATGTCATGGATATTGGCATCATCTTTAAGCGCGGTCGCGTCCAAGCTGACATGAAAGTTTTAACGGTGCTACCAAACCAAACACAAAGTATCCCCTTAGAGCAGAAGATCCATTTTTTGTTCTGCGCCGAAGGAAGCTTTAAAGCCGAAGCGCACACGATTGCTCATGGCGACACTCTCAAAGTCACAGATCAGAATGTCATCACGATTACTGGGGGCTCTGGGGCAACGAAGATCTATCTGATTGGTCTTTCGGCGCGCTGA
- a CDS encoding sigma-70 family RNA polymerase sigma factor: protein MNEVNSLASDKSEMELSKLMSKAQAGDGASYKQALTLMSGLLSKYLRNSLRRFKLPLENSEDLVQEVLLAIHQKRETYNSEQFFLPWMYAIARHKMIDYLRRAKVQRSMVSLEDELENIEALMTLESDHSLDAEKLLALLSPKQREVLQMVKIEGLSIDEVAKKTGYSASDVKVTVHRAIKSLKDQVQGGML, encoded by the coding sequence ATGAATGAAGTGAATAGTCTCGCAAGCGATAAAAGCGAGATGGAATTGTCAAAACTCATGAGCAAGGCACAGGCCGGCGATGGTGCAAGCTATAAGCAGGCGCTGACTCTTATGAGTGGGCTGCTTTCCAAGTATCTTCGCAATTCTCTTCGTCGGTTTAAACTTCCTTTAGAGAACTCAGAAGACTTGGTGCAAGAAGTCCTGCTGGCAATTCACCAAAAGCGAGAAACGTATAATTCTGAGCAATTCTTTTTGCCGTGGATGTACGCGATTGCTCGCCATAAGATGATTGATTATTTACGTCGTGCGAAAGTGCAGCGTTCCATGGTCAGTCTTGAAGATGAACTTGAAAACATCGAGGCCTTGATGACATTGGAAAGTGATCACAGCCTTGATGCTGAAAAATTATTAGCGCTGTTGTCGCCCAAACAACGAGAGGTCCTACAAATGGTGAAGATAGAAGGTCTATCCATTGATGAAGTCGCAAAGAAAACAGGTTATTCTGCCAGCGACGTCAAAGTGACCGTTCATCGCGCCATCAAATCCTTGAAGGATCAAGTTCAGGGAGGCATGTTGTGA
- a CDS encoding DUF2127 domain-containing protein, with protein sequence MNGKNTNLHRKGLRTVALFELAKGSLVLFVGLGLLDFVHENLQKVGMKILNQLGINPHDEYARFFLQILKGINERGVLFFSLMAFLYTAIRFVEAYGLWRQKEWAQWLGILSGGMYLPFEFYELATAYSGIKLLITIFNILVVLYLIYVRVSAPKDQSDRSSLPQSPQ encoded by the coding sequence ATGAATGGAAAAAATACGAATCTTCATAGGAAGGGTTTGCGTACGGTTGCTCTTTTCGAATTAGCGAAGGGGAGTCTGGTTCTATTTGTGGGCCTGGGATTGCTCGACTTCGTTCATGAGAATCTACAAAAAGTCGGCATGAAGATTTTGAATCAACTCGGTATTAATCCTCACGACGAATACGCACGTTTTTTCCTGCAAATTCTAAAAGGAATTAATGAGAGGGGCGTATTATTTTTCTCTTTGATGGCATTTCTTTATACCGCAATTCGTTTCGTTGAGGCCTACGGGTTGTGGCGCCAAAAGGAATGGGCACAATGGCTAGGGATCTTGTCGGGCGGAATGTATTTGCCGTTTGAATTTTATGAATTAGCGACAGCCTACAGCGGCATCAAATTGCTGATTACAATCTTCAATATTCTGGTCGTACTTTATTTAATTTATGTCAGGGTCAGCGCGCCGAAAGACCAATCAGATAGATCTTCGTTGCCCCAGAGCCCCCAGTAA